The following are encoded in a window of Panulirus ornatus isolate Po-2019 chromosome 61, ASM3632096v1, whole genome shotgun sequence genomic DNA:
- the LOC139767420 gene encoding GPN-loop GTPase 3-like isoform X1 has protein sequence MRYAQLVLGPAGSGKSTYCAALQKHAETINRVINVINLDPAAESFSYAPLVDIRDLIQVDDVMQADDLDFGPNGGLVFCMEYLVEPDGLDWLKEQLGDYNDDFILFDCPGQIELYTHMDVMKRLVHHLHSWDFNLCAVFVLDSVYMIDAAKFLSGSLAALATMVQLEVPHVNILTKMDLLNKSALEQLEMFLEPEIHELLTSDHSISRFNKKYHKLTCALGGVIEDFSLVRYVPLNIKSEESLMDVLIQTDFAVQYGEDLDVKTHDFEYPDPEEEEI, from the exons ATGAGGTATGCACAGCTCGTACTTGGCCCTGCAGGGTCGGGCAAGTCTACTTACTGTGCTGCTCTACAAAAGCATGCAGAGACCATCAATAGAGTCATCAA CGTGATTAACCTTGACCCAGCAGCTGAATCGTTTTCTTATGCACCATTAGTAGACATCCGTGACCTGATTCAAGTTGACGATGTGATGCAGGCAGATGACTTGGACTTTGGTCCAAATGGAGGCTTGGTCTTCTGTATGGAGTATCTCGTGGAACCTGATGGTCTGGACTGGCTAAAG GAGCAGCTTGGAGACTACAATGATGACTTTATTTTGTTTGATTGCCCTGGACAGATAGAGCTGTACACACATATGGATGTCATGAAAAG ATTGGTGCATCACCTCCACTCGTGGGACTTCAATTTGTGCGCTGTCTTTGTGCTCGACTCTGTCTACATGATAGATGCTGCAAAGTTCCTTTCAGGCTCCCTTGCCGCATTGGCTACCATGGTGCAATTGGAG GTCCCACATGTAAATATACTCACTAAGATGGACTTGTTGAACAAATCTGCTCTGGAGCAACTTGAAATGTTTCTGGAACCGGAGATCCATGAGCTACTTACGTCCGACCACAGCATCTCAAGATTTAACAAaaa GTACCATAAGCTGACGTGCGCCTTGGGTGGCGTTATTGAAGACTTCTCTCTGGTCCGCTATGTGCCCTTGAACATCAAGAGTGAAGAATCTCTTATGGACGTACTTATCCAGACTGATTTTGCTGTTCAGTATGGGGAAGATCTTGATGTCAAGACCCATGATTTTGAGTACCCAGACccagaagaggaagaaatatag
- the LOC139767420 gene encoding GPN-loop GTPase 3-like isoform X5, translating to MRYAQLVLGPAGSGKSTYCAALQKHAETINRVINVINLDPAAESFSYAPLVDIRDLIQVDDVMQADDLDFGPNGGLVFCMEYLVEPDGLDWLKEQLGDYNDDFILFDCPGQIELYTHMDVMKRLVHHLHSWDFNLCAVFVLDSVYMIDAAKFLSGSLAALATMVQLEVPHVNILTKMDLLNKSALEQLEMFLEPEIHELLTSDHSISRFNKKRCGPGVCLEKSM from the exons ATGAGGTATGCACAGCTCGTACTTGGCCCTGCAGGGTCGGGCAAGTCTACTTACTGTGCTGCTCTACAAAAGCATGCAGAGACCATCAATAGAGTCATCAA CGTGATTAACCTTGACCCAGCAGCTGAATCGTTTTCTTATGCACCATTAGTAGACATCCGTGACCTGATTCAAGTTGACGATGTGATGCAGGCAGATGACTTGGACTTTGGTCCAAATGGAGGCTTGGTCTTCTGTATGGAGTATCTCGTGGAACCTGATGGTCTGGACTGGCTAAAG GAGCAGCTTGGAGACTACAATGATGACTTTATTTTGTTTGATTGCCCTGGACAGATAGAGCTGTACACACATATGGATGTCATGAAAAG ATTGGTGCATCACCTCCACTCGTGGGACTTCAATTTGTGCGCTGTCTTTGTGCTCGACTCTGTCTACATGATAGATGCTGCAAAGTTCCTTTCAGGCTCCCTTGCCGCATTGGCTACCATGGTGCAATTGGAG GTCCCACATGTAAATATACTCACTAAGATGGACTTGTTGAACAAATCTGCTCTGGAGCAACTTGAAATGTTTCTGGAACCGGAGATCCATGAGCTACTTACGTCCGACCACAGCATCTCAAGATTTAACAAaaa